In the genome of Treponema pedis, one region contains:
- a CDS encoding amidase domain-containing protein has protein sequence MKKKKKTGRLKLTFILFIAFLWIVAVFQIYSVINKHKKIDGGLSGDDENSTPSPLKRNTAEELFFINFMQDLYSEHYDIQNVYVYDYIPDDEDIEYDGSSKYYFVTIEKKLKYGSVFQLPFVIGMEQAVNKLNGIKEAKRIYNKRITELKKYIGLPQIENNIFKVVFSEENNFENAKVKIATYHSEISAMRLKPLSDSEMIKDGYGFIISYVSNMRDKIEYDNTAAVKYADKYTSNPLNKAKNENVWNQKYKKYENDCANFVSQCIYAGGIRPTKTWFPESFYWIRTGSPKYHDISGLTTYMQKKNIFSQTNYSGLSAGGFICLIKESHVVFVTSNDSITVLFNGHTNDRKRVSFPHLNESEAMYLTPNN, from the coding sequence ATGAAAAAAAAGAAAAAAACAGGCCGTCTCAAATTAACTTTTATTTTATTTATCGCTTTTCTTTGGATTGTCGCCGTTTTTCAAATTTATTCCGTAATAAATAAACATAAAAAAATAGACGGAGGGCTTAGCGGTGATGATGAAAATTCAACGCCTTCTCCGCTAAAAAGAAATACGGCCGAAGAATTATTCTTTATAAATTTTATGCAAGACCTTTATTCCGAGCATTATGACATTCAAAATGTTTATGTATACGATTATATCCCCGATGATGAGGATATTGAATATGACGGCTCTTCAAAATATTATTTTGTTACTATAGAAAAAAAATTAAAATACGGCTCGGTATTTCAACTGCCGTTTGTAATCGGTATGGAGCAGGCCGTTAATAAATTAAACGGAATAAAAGAAGCAAAACGGATTTATAATAAACGCATAACAGAATTAAAAAAATATATCGGATTACCGCAAATTGAAAACAATATTTTTAAAGTTGTTTTTTCGGAAGAAAATAATTTTGAAAATGCGAAAGTAAAAATTGCGACATATCATTCGGAAATTTCCGCAATGAGGTTAAAGCCTTTAAGCGATTCCGAAATGATTAAAGACGGATACGGTTTTATAATTTCATATGTTTCAAATATGCGGGACAAAATAGAATATGATAATACCGCCGCCGTTAAATATGCCGATAAGTATACATCAAACCCGCTTAATAAGGCTAAAAATGAAAATGTTTGGAATCAAAAATATAAAAAGTACGAAAACGATTGCGCTAATTTTGTTTCGCAGTGTATTTATGCAGGAGGGATACGGCCGACAAAAACGTGGTTTCCCGAAAGCTTTTATTGGATACGTACGGGAAGTCCCAAATATCACGATATAAGCGGTTTAACGACTTATATGCAAAAGAAAAATATTTTTTCGCAAACAAATTATTCGGGATTAAGTGCGGGAGGTTTTATTTGTTTAATAAAGGAATCTCATGTTGTATTTGTAACCTCCAATGACAGCATAACGGTTTTGTTTAACGGACATACTAATGACCGTAAAAGAGTTTCGTTCCCGCATTTAAATGAAAGTGAAGCTATGTATTTAACACCCAATAATTAG
- the miaA gene encoding tRNA (adenosine(37)-N6)-dimethylallyltransferase MiaA → MPPIPVLVFFGATASGKTGISSEIFSYKHSKNFSDNEAASELSGCAEIISADSVQVYKYLRIGSARPSEEILADLPHHLIAVKEPDEEFSAADFVSEADKLCLQIFERGKLPVLLGGTAFFLKNFMYGLPVTPKADPAVREALQKRAKKEGAKILLEELKKIDPASAERLHPNDEYRIIRALEVYASSGKPLSTFHLPDTYRKKYDFFTVSIDRPREVLYGKIEKRVDEMIAEGLIDEVKNLYAAGYTSESPALKAIGYREFFTAEHKLKRESEIPEIVNSIKQNTKHYAKRQETFFKALSGVSHYNVENASSLFKLYNDILCFYKKHFKN, encoded by the coding sequence ATTCCACCTATACCGGTGCTTGTCTTTTTCGGAGCAACCGCTTCGGGAAAAACCGGCATATCATCTGAAATATTTTCTTATAAACATTCTAAAAATTTCTCCGATAACGAAGCTGCTTCCGAGCTTTCAGGCTGTGCGGAAATTATAAGTGCGGATTCGGTTCAAGTTTACAAATATTTAAGAATAGGCTCTGCCCGTCCTTCGGAAGAAATCTTAGCCGATTTACCTCACCATTTAATAGCCGTTAAAGAACCTGATGAAGAATTTTCCGCAGCCGATTTTGTTTCCGAAGCCGATAAACTTTGTCTTCAAATTTTTGAGCGTGGAAAATTGCCGGTTTTGTTGGGGGGCACCGCATTTTTTTTAAAGAATTTTATGTACGGGCTTCCCGTAACGCCTAAAGCGGACCCCGCCGTCCGTGAGGCTTTGCAAAAAAGAGCAAAAAAAGAAGGGGCGAAAATTCTTTTGGAAGAACTGAAAAAAATTGACCCGGCATCGGCGGAGAGGCTTCACCCCAATGACGAATACAGAATTATAAGAGCTTTGGAAGTTTATGCTTCGTCGGGAAAACCTTTAAGTACGTTTCATCTGCCGGATACTTATAGAAAAAAATACGATTTTTTTACGGTAAGCATTGACCGCCCCAGAGAAGTTCTTTACGGAAAAATTGAAAAACGCGTAGACGAAATGATTGCGGAAGGGCTTATTGATGAGGTAAAAAATCTTTATGCTGCAGGATATACAAGCGAAAGTCCCGCATTAAAGGCTATAGGGTACCGCGAATTTTTTACCGCGGAACATAAGCTTAAACGGGAAAGTGAAATACCCGAAATTGTAAATTCGATAAAACAAAATACAAAACACTATGCAAAACGCCAAGAAACTTTTTTTAAAGCTCTTTCAGGGGTAAGTCATTATAATGTCGAAAATGCAAGTTCGCTTTTTAAACTTTACAATGATATTTTGTGTTTTTATAAAAAGCATTTTAAAAATTGA
- a CDS encoding DNA-directed RNA polymerase subunit omega: MIFPLKELIEFDDNIYEITCASTRRAYQLAKIQEPDSERSSDKMVSLGAKQIFTGEVNYQVEYHPDHN; encoded by the coding sequence ATGATTTTTCCATTAAAAGAACTAATCGAATTTGATGATAATATTTACGAAATTACCTGTGCTTCTACAAGAAGAGCATATCAGCTTGCAAAAATCCAAGAGCCGGATTCCGAGAGAAGCAGCGATAAGATGGTATCTTTGGGCGCAAAGCAGATTTTCACAGGAGAAGTTAATTATCAGGTTGAATATCACCCGGACCATAATTAA